A genomic segment from Deltaproteobacteria bacterium GWA2_45_12 encodes:
- a CDS encoding cytochrome oxidase subunit III: MHHPPLANTRSATGINTAKLATWWVIASEIVIFGGLLVSYLLFRLHHTEWAQEAEHTNTAAGAFNTFVLLTSSFFVVLAHKAAEEKNGAKAARFLGYTILGGLTFMMVKAYEYTHEIQHGFTMFKSVFWSFYYTATGLHGLHVMAGMVIMFIVGRDAKKGRNLHRVECIGIYWHFVDLVWIFLFPLLYIAK; encoded by the coding sequence ATGCACCATCCTCCCCTAGCCAACACCCGGTCAGCCACCGGAATCAACACAGCCAAACTGGCAACTTGGTGGGTCATTGCCTCTGAAATCGTTATTTTTGGTGGATTGCTGGTGTCTTATCTGCTTTTTCGGTTGCATCATACTGAATGGGCGCAGGAAGCCGAACACACCAACACCGCTGCAGGGGCCTTTAATACTTTTGTACTGCTGACCTCCAGTTTTTTTGTTGTGTTGGCGCATAAAGCGGCTGAGGAAAAAAACGGGGCGAAAGCGGCCCGTTTTTTGGGCTATACCATTTTGGGAGGGCTTACCTTCATGATGGTGAAAGCCTACGAGTACACCCACGAAATTCAACATGGGTTCACCATGTTCAAGAGTGTGTTTTGGTCTTTTTACTATACAGCCACCGGGCTGCATGGTTTGCACGTGATGGCCGGCATGGTGATTATGTTCATTGTGGGCCGTGATGCCAAAAAAGGCCGGAATTTGCACCGTGTGGAATGCATCGGGATTTACTGGCACTTTGTGGACCTTGTCTGGATTTTTTTATTTCCGCTTTTGTATATTGCAAAATGA
- a CDS encoding protoheme IX farnesyltransferase, translated as MIRHLLNLTKPRISLLFAITGLTAILVDGTRTSPSLWMWLVSLAIFLVGGAANGFNQFFERDIDRQMVRTAKKRPIPQGKVSPRMALIFSIVLAIVGNVMLYELGGFWSFFWGVFTIVFYSFYYTLWLKPRTPYNIVIGGAAGATAPLIAWSAVTGNFLGLVPFLMFLIVFIWTPPHFWSLALYYKEDYEKVSYPMFPNIKGDKATKSQIFWYSALLFPVALSLYFFGILGVVYLVGAFILNLVFLYGAWMVMKKNDTKIYRKFFAYSIFYLLLLFALMMADKMIPIK; from the coding sequence ATGATTCGTCATCTTCTTAATTTAACCAAACCCCGCATCAGCTTACTCTTTGCCATAACGGGGTTGACAGCCATTCTGGTTGATGGAACACGCACATCTCCTTCTTTGTGGATGTGGCTTGTGTCCTTGGCCATTTTTTTGGTGGGAGGGGCGGCCAACGGATTTAACCAGTTTTTTGAGAGGGATATAGACCGCCAGATGGTGCGTACGGCCAAAAAAAGGCCCATTCCCCAGGGAAAAGTTTCGCCCCGGATGGCGCTTATTTTTAGTATTGTCTTGGCGATTGTGGGCAATGTCATGCTCTATGAGTTGGGCGGTTTTTGGTCTTTTTTTTGGGGAGTATTCACCATTGTTTTTTACAGTTTTTATTACACCTTGTGGTTAAAACCCCGGACGCCCTACAACATTGTCATTGGTGGGGCGGCTGGAGCCACAGCGCCGCTGATCGCATGGTCGGCTGTTACGGGCAATTTCTTGGGCCTGGTTCCTTTTTTGATGTTTTTGATCGTCTTTATCTGGACGCCCCCTCATTTTTGGAGTTTGGCGCTCTATTACAAGGAAGATTACGAAAAAGTTTCCTATCCCATGTTTCCTAACATCAAGGGGGATAAGGCCACCAAAAGCCAGATTTTTTGGTATTCGGCCCTCTTGTTTCCTGTGGCGCTAAGTCTGTATTTCTTTGGTATTTTGGGAGTGGTTTATTTGGTGGGGGCTTTCATCCTAAATCTTGTTTTTCTCTATGGCGCCTGGATGGTCATGAAAAAAAATGACACCAAAATTTACCGGAAGTTTTTCGCTTATTCCATTTTCTATCTTCTTCTTCTCTTTGCCTTAATGATGGCGGACAAGATGATTCCGATAAAATAG
- a CDS encoding cytochrome c oxidase subunit I, translating into MSDYHESFFKKYLFSTDHKMIAMQYLFTGIFMGLVGGFLAYVFRMQIAFPGISVPGFGIVNENSYNTLVTNHGAIMIFWFAMPVLIAAFGNYLIPLMIGCDDMAFPRINRLSYQIFLVSILVLLSSFLVQHGGFGGAWTAYPPLSAKAEYNLTPMGASLWLIAVALEFVAFLLGGINFIVTLMNSRAKGMRMYEIPMVIWMIVIASILFMASVGPLIAGAVMLLFDQLLGTGFYDPAKGGDPLLWQHLFWFFGHPEVYVVLLPPMGMVVEVITTFSRKKLFGYKTFLYSVFFTGILSFVVWAHHQFVAGIDPRMANIFTITTLLISVPIAEICFLLMATLYKGSIELTTPMLFALGFVVEFILGGVTGIYLGATGTDIFFHDTYFVVAHFHYTFVPIAVIGLFTGIYYWFPKMFGRMMDEKLGKIHFWGTIIPFNFIFIPMFFLGMGGEHRRIYNYQNFPDLNHPELFHLRQISTVALIVMLLFQIVFFINFIRSLRKGKKAEANPWKANTLEWVAPSPPPHGNFATYPEVYRGPYEYSVPGRKQDYWPQNEP; encoded by the coding sequence ATGAGCGATTATCACGAAAGTTTTTTCAAGAAATACCTTTTCTCAACCGACCACAAAATGATTGCCATGCAATATTTGTTTACCGGAATATTCATGGGGCTGGTGGGTGGTTTTTTGGCCTATGTGTTCCGGATGCAGATTGCTTTTCCGGGCATTTCTGTTCCTGGTTTCGGTATTGTGAATGAAAATAGTTACAATACGCTGGTAACAAATCATGGGGCCATCATGATTTTCTGGTTTGCCATGCCGGTTCTGATTGCTGCTTTTGGCAATTACCTTATCCCGCTGATGATCGGTTGCGATGACATGGCTTTTCCCCGTATCAACCGGCTTTCTTACCAGATTTTTTTGGTCAGTATCCTTGTTTTACTTTCTTCTTTTCTTGTTCAACATGGGGGCTTTGGTGGGGCATGGACAGCCTATCCCCCTTTGTCAGCCAAGGCGGAATATAATCTTACCCCCATGGGCGCGTCGTTGTGGTTGATTGCCGTGGCCCTTGAGTTTGTGGCGTTTCTTTTAGGGGGAATTAATTTTATTGTCACTCTCATGAATTCCCGGGCCAAGGGAATGAGAATGTATGAGATCCCCATGGTCATATGGATGATTGTGATAGCCAGTATTTTATTCATGGCCTCGGTAGGGCCTCTTATCGCCGGTGCGGTGATGCTTTTGTTTGACCAGCTTTTGGGCACGGGTTTTTATGACCCTGCCAAAGGGGGTGACCCTCTTTTATGGCAGCATCTTTTCTGGTTTTTTGGGCATCCTGAAGTTTATGTGGTTCTTCTTCCCCCCATGGGGATGGTGGTGGAAGTGATCACCACATTTTCACGCAAAAAACTTTTTGGGTACAAGACATTTTTATATAGCGTGTTTTTTACCGGCATTTTAAGTTTTGTCGTGTGGGCCCATCATCAGTTTGTGGCCGGTATTGACCCTCGCATGGCCAATATTTTTACCATCACCACACTGCTTATTTCTGTTCCCATTGCTGAAATCTGTTTTTTACTCATGGCCACCCTCTATAAAGGTTCCATTGAATTAACGACTCCCATGCTTTTTGCCCTTGGTTTTGTCGTTGAATTTATTTTGGGCGGAGTGACGGGAATTTATTTGGGGGCAACGGGAACCGATATTTTCTTCCATGATACTTATTTTGTGGTGGCTCACTTCCACTATACTTTTGTGCCCATTGCCGTGATCGGGTTGTTTACAGGCATCTATTATTGGTTTCCTAAAATGTTTGGAAGAATGATGGATGAAAAATTGGGCAAGATCCATTTTTGGGGGACGATCATTCCTTTTAATTTTATTTTTATTCCCATGTTCTTTTTGGGAATGGGTGGGGAGCACCGTCGAATTTACAACTACCAGAATTTCCCGGACTTGAATCATCCGGAACTTTTTCATTTACGGCAAATCTCGACTGTGGCGCTTATTGTGATGCTTTTGTTTCAGATTGTGTTCTTCATCAATTTTATCCGCAGTTTGCGCAAAGGAAAGAAAGCTGAAGCCAATCCTTGGAAGGCCAATACATTGGAATGGGTGGCTCCTTCGCCCCCACCCCATGGCAATTTTGCAACATACCCTGAAGTTTATCGCGGACCCTATGAATATTCGGTTCCCGGTCGCAAACAAGATTATTGGCCGCAGAATGAACCGTAA
- a CDS encoding caa(3)-type oxidase subunit IV — MSHANTNEHATEHSHPNYFKIWMALVALLIASVLGPMIGIPWLTLITAFGIAIIKALMVAAYFMHLNVEKKYIWYILLGCLALMIFFFFAIAPDIMNHSGTNWHFIEVTQPAPSHGGH; from the coding sequence ATGTCACACGCCAACACAAACGAACACGCAACCGAACATTCTCACCCCAATTATTTTAAAATATGGATGGCTTTGGTAGCCTTGTTGATCGCCAGCGTCCTGGGCCCCATGATTGGCATTCCATGGCTCACCCTGATCACAGCCTTTGGAATAGCCATTATCAAGGCTTTGATGGTGGCCGCCTATTTCATGCATTTAAATGTTGAGAAAAAATATATCTGGTACATTCTTCTTGGTTGTCTGGCCCTGATGATTTTCTTTTTCTTTGCGATTGCTCCGGACATCATGAATCATTCCGGAACCAACTGGCATTTTATTGAGGTTACGCAACCAGCCCCATCCCATGGGGGACATTAA